The Opisthocomus hoazin isolate bOpiHoa1 chromosome 22, bOpiHoa1.hap1, whole genome shotgun sequence genomic sequence GCAACGTGACTTCATTTTAAATATTCAAGTTGTTTCTGTCAACTTTTCACAGCATACCTACCTTCCTCTTATTGTGATAGGTGACATAAACAACAGCTACTAAGAAGGCAACTACAAccagatgaaaaaagaaatggcTGTCGTCGTCGTCGTCTTCTTCCAACCCTGTGACAGAAACATCTTTTATCTTCTCATCAAGGGACTTGATCTCCTCATTGTAATTACCAATGGCGTCAGAGTCATCGTCTTCTGGCAGCTCTAGAAGGTCTGGGTTGTATCTGGAATTCGACGTCATTTCGTAAGGAGGATAGTCATCTCCTCCATCCGAGTCCATAGTTTCTTTTATGATGGGTGGTGAACTATTTAGTGTGTCTTTCAAATCTGTTAGAAGATCCTCTTCCTCAATTTTAGTCTCTTCGGAAGCATCAACATCCACTTGAGACACAGGACTAGCGGTCACCGCGTGGGAGAGAACATATGGCGGGGAATCACCTTGTGCTGTAGATGGTTTTACTGCGGTCACCGAATGGATTTTAGCCGTTGTTGGGAATGCCTCTTTTTTTGTTGGGGTTATATTCTGCAAGCTGTCTGTTAAATTTTGGGATCTGTTTAGTGTTTCATTCTCACTTTTAGAAGACATatttctctgaagcatctccACTTTCACAGAATCTGAGACAAGGATGAAAAACAGTCAATATTAAGCACAAGGCATTCACTTCTCTTGTGATACTTCAGctataaatgaaaattattacAAGGCATTTACTTCACAGGCAAGAAATCACATGACAAGCAGGGCATATTTCACACTGCAAACTTTTTAGAATTCATATGCAGAAATACACACTCCTGTCCTGTACTTCAGCAACTTCAAAAGAGAAGTCTTGAGTGGGACAGGAATTAAAGCTTCGAAGCACATGCTTTCTACATTAGTATGCCAAAGTGTCCCTGACAAATTTAGCATGCATATTTTCCAGACTTAGAACTTCAGAGACATGTCCTCCCCGCCTCTGTGGATTTCTGATGTcttggagaaaagcaaaaaataagaaCACGCTGCCATGTCTCCTTCAGTCACGACACAAGGTCCTAACATCTCTTCTCAGGCACTTAGGCACTTATTTTTATTGAATTTatagacacacaaaaaaattccaaCTTAATATTAACTCGAATGAAACTACTGAACCACAGCttgaaaaacaaagctgaagaaaGGGCAATCTGACTGCACATGCTCCTGTAGGAAAGCCTTTTGTCAGAGCAAATTATTATAACGCAGGAAGTCAGCAACAGTGCTATGTAACAGTGCACCTTTAGCCAAATGCATAATCTCTCCAACGCTAGGATGGCTTTGCAGAACCACGTAGAAAACAACGTGAACATTAAAACCTCCTGCAGGGCCCACCACTCTCTTCTCTATCCAAAAGAAGTTAGAAAAAATGCAGGGGGAGTTCATAAATAGCCAATGTTTTTTTAATcctaaaaaaatagcaaaaagcaAACTACCTATGTTTACAGCATATCACTTCCAGATTCCAATCAGGACGCACCTTAcaaatgaaaaacacattttaGACTTTCAGTATACATTATAATTTATACAGTGGAACCACCCTTGCCTTGTATTTTGGCATGccaaactattttaattttttatttttaaaaagtaacaacACTTTCATTAAGCACTCCCAAGGAGCTCCCTGGTTCACTGGAAAGTTGCAGATTCTAGAAATGAAGCCTTCAACCAACTGCTCGTGTCAAATTTCTCAGAAGTCAAATATTATATAGGGGACGCTGAATCACGTTATTCATGAAACGTGTATTTACAGAGGATCAGTTACAACAGACTTCTTGTTGACATGGCACACTTTTCCAGTATGAATTGCTCTTTAACCAAGTGTAAAACAGAGAAGACTCAACTAAACCCACACGAACTAGACATTACGGTGCCTCTCTGCTAAAATTTGAGGTTTA encodes the following:
- the C22H5orf15 gene encoding keratinocyte-associated transmembrane protein 2 isoform X2, translating into MLQRNMSSKSENETLNRSQNLTDSLQNITPTKKEAFPTTAKIHSVTAVKPSTAQGDSPPYVLSHAVTASPVSQVDVDASEETKIEEEDLLTDLKDTLNSSPPIIKETMDSDGGDDYPPYEMTSNSRYNPDLLELPEDDDSDAIGNYNEEIKSLDEKIKDVSVTGLEEDDDDDSHFFFHLVVVAFLVAVVYVTYHNKRKIFLLVQSRRWRDGLCSRTVEYHRLDQNVNEAMPSLKITNDYVF
- the C22H5orf15 gene encoding keratinocyte-associated transmembrane protein 2 isoform X1 → MAAAGMRGGSAGRALCLLLLCGWALAAGGQEDSDSVKVEMLQRNMSSKSENETLNRSQNLTDSLQNITPTKKEAFPTTAKIHSVTAVKPSTAQGDSPPYVLSHAVTASPVSQVDVDASEETKIEEEDLLTDLKDTLNSSPPIIKETMDSDGGDDYPPYEMTSNSRYNPDLLELPEDDDSDAIGNYNEEIKSLDEKIKDVSVTGLEEDDDDDSHFFFHLVVVAFLVAVVYVTYHNKRKIFLLVQSRRWRDGLCSRTVEYHRLDQNVNEAMPSLKITNDYVF